TTTAAGTTGTCACATTAGTGATTGACTCTAGCCGCTATagcaaaggaggaaggaagcagacAGATGTCTGTCTTGTGTGCTGAAGAGTGGAGTGTAGAATTATGAGTTTTCCTGACCTTGTTCATGTAGCTTCTGTACCTTCTAGCCAGAAGGCAGAGCATCTTTTATATTCCAACTCCTGCCTTTTGGTCTTGAAGTCAGAGAGTGAACAGTTTACTCCTAAAATATAGTCTTATGATCAGTACCATTTAAATGATCATCATACTAAGTATTCTGTACACATTGACTCAAAATAACCTCATGTAAGGTattactgttatccccattttatagtgtCATCCCTGACACTGAGATGTTCAAGGTAGTGGGTGTGTGaggttgaacccaggccacttGTCCACTAAATTACTACAGTATTGGCAAGAAGCTACAGCTGGTTATTACTCATTTTCAAAAGCCACTCAAGCCATTTGAAATACCAGTAATCCAAGGGTAGGTCATGCTGAGGGCCCATGAGTAAGTGTAGAGAAAACATGTGAACCCTGAGCCAGCTATAGCCCCAGAATGGTGACTCCTTCTGTAAGCTGTGGTCAGAATCATCTGCCAGCAGTGACATGGATGGCTGGTGGGGAGCCTTCCTTCTTGGGGCAGGTGGCACCATTGTGGAGCCATCCTTTGCTCCTCCAGAGCCTTTACCTGGTGCCACCTCCAGAGGAGCTGAGTTCCTTGGTGGGACTGAGAAAAGCTGGTGATTCTGTGCTTAAGAGAAGGGGGGTTAGATTTTACCTTTTTCACGGTTTTGAAACTAGTGGAATTCCATTAAATGTCCGGCATATTTCTCAAGAAGTTTCTTTGCAATTTAACTAGGGTTTTTGGAGATTCTTCAAGATAGAATTATATGTATCCCCAAATTATGTGCATTTTGCTTCTTTCAGAAAACATCCCAGAAAAATGGACTCCAGAAGTCAAGCATTTCTGTCCCAACGTGCCCATCATCCTGGTTGGGAACAAGAAGGATCTTCGAAATGATGAGCACACAAGGCGGGAGCTAGCCAAGATGAAGCAGGTATGGTCTAGGGCAGGGCTCTGTCTTCCTGTAGCATTCTTAAACTCGGGGCCTGGGTTCGAGGTTCAGGGAACCCAGCAGAAACCCCCAAAGACCAGGCTGTTTCAGAGGAAGTACCAGAAGCCTCTCTCTGTCCATCCGGCCCTCACTGACTCGGGCCTGCATAGAGGGGGTCCCTAAAACTCCCTAGTCCTGTAAGATGGAACCTCTCTTGTGAGGTAGTGCTGTGCTCCAAAGATTGCCTGCCTGAGAAAGGACCATCACAGCAATAGTCAGTGCTTCAGATGCAAGAACTTTATCAGGCTCTTGATTTCCCTCTCCAGTTATTACTTTCGTATATGTGAGGCTAAAGATAAATTGGTGGGAACTGAAGAATCAGGAAATCCTGATGGCAGGGAGTCCAAACAGAGAGCCCTAATGCCTTTATAAAAGtgatggtggggcttccctggtggtgcagtggttgggagtccacctgcctattcacgggacacgggttcatgccccggtctgggaggatcccacatgccacggagcggctgggcccgtgagccgtggccactgggcccgtgcctccggagcctgtgctccgcaacaggagaggcccacgtaccgcaaaaaaaaaaaaaaaaaacataaaaatatttttaaaaaagtgatggtGGAGGTGACATCTTGGCTTCTGAGAAGCCAGGTGGCCCAATGATAGGACTTCCCCACTGCAGGAGGAGTGCCTTGAGGTGTTTTGCACGGGTTCTCCTGAGGTTTCTCTGTCTGAATGTGAAGGTCAGgatctgtttccttccctgagcATTCAGTCCTCTGTGAAGCTAACTACAAGAAAACCCAAGGGCTTACCCTGGATCAACAGCTTGAGTAATTTTGCCCCTGATTCCCTCAACCCTCTAGGGCTTCTCtggcctctccttttctctctacttCCCAGGGAAGAGCATGTTTGACAgggatttttttatatattggagGTGGGGGTCACCCCATATGAGTGTCATAAGACAGAACTCAAATCTGGGAGTtcggcagcttttttttttttttttaaatttatttatttatttttggctgcattaggtctttgttgctgtgcgcgggctttctctagttgtggcaagcgggggctactttcatggcggtgtgtgggcttctcattgtggtggcttctcttattgcggagcacgggctctaggtgcgcaggcttcagtagttgtggcacacgggcttcagtagctgtggcttgcgggctctagagcgcaggctcagtagttatggctcacaggcttagttgctccgcagcacatgggatcttctcagaccagggctcgaacccgtgtcccctgcattggcaggcggattcttaaccgctaaaccaccagggaagccctcggcagCTTTTTAAAAGCAGTCTTTGAGATGAATTTGGATACACCTACTTACTATATGTATGTAACGCTGTTAACTAAAAGTGCTCTCTTCTCTTTGCTAGGAGCCAGTGAAACCGGAAGAAGGCAGAGATATGGCAAACAGGATTGGTGCTTTTGGGTACATGGAGTGTTCAGCAAAGACCAAAGATGGAGTGAGGGAGGTTTTTGAAATGGCCACGAGAGCGGCTCTGCAAGCCAGACGTGGGAAGAAAAAATCTGGGTGCCTTGTCTTGTGAAACCCTGCTGCAAGCACAGCCCTCATGCGGTTAATTTTGAAGTGCTGTTTATTAATCTTAGTGTATGATTACTGGCCTTTTTCATTTATCTATAATTTGCCTAAGATTACAAATCAGAAGTCATCTTGCTACCAGTATTTAGAAGCCAACCATGATTATTAATGATGTCCAACCCACCTGACCCACCAGGGTCCTTCTGACACTGCTCTAACAGCCCTCCTCTGCACTCCCACCTGACACTAGGCGCTAATTCAAGGAATTTCCTAACTTCTTGCTTCTTTCTAGAAAGAGAAACAGTTGGTAACTTTTGTGAATTAGGCTGTAACTACTTTATAACTAACATGTCCTGCCTATCATCTTTCAGCTGCAAGGTACTCTGGTGAGTCACCACTTCAGAGCTTTACTCATTTTAACAGATTTCATTGGCATAGCTCTGGGTGGCAATCCAGTTTTTTGAAAATGTGCTCAGCCAGAAAGGCCCAAGTCCACGCAGCTGTGGCAAAGTTACAGTTCTGTGGTTTCATGTTAGTTACCTTATAGTTACTGTGTAATTAGTGCCGCTTAATGTAtgttaccaaaaataaatatatctaccCCAGACTAGATGTAGTATTTTTTGTATAATTGGATTTCCTAATACTGATATTTGTCATCCTCACAGAAAGTgtattggtttttttaaaaaaaaagaaagtgtatttgaaaataaagtcagatggaaaattcattttttaaattcctgtttTGTCACTTTCTCTGATAAAAGATGGCCATGTCTCCCCTTTTCGGCCCCACATATTCCAGTACCCCCTTCCCCAGAGCTGGGCTAAGTAAATAGGAATTTGGTTTTATGCCTGAGGCACTTAGATAATTCAGAAGGTGGCATAACCTGTCTCACCTGGACTGCAGGATCTGGCTCTAGTTCACAGTGCTCTTTCTTCTCACTGTATCCAGGTTCCCTCCCAGAGGAGCCACCAGTTCTCTTGGGTGGCCCACGGTTTCTCTGTCCTCTCCAGCTGACTAAACTTTTTTTCTGTACCAGTTAATTTTTCCAACTACTAATAGAATAAAGGCAGTTTTCTAAACTTCCTGTATCCTGGTGTTTGTGTTGGCTCTCTCCAGGGCTGGGAATGGAGGATGAATTCTGCCTAGCTCACCTTGGAAGGTTCCTTCAGGGGGCAAAGTACCGgcttgcccacccccaccccaaagctGGCACTAACTTGGCTTCTCCCAAAGAGGTGGAAGTGATTATCTTATGTCACATTCAAGTTCAGAGTAGGGTGGGGTAGGGAATGCAGCCGACTGAGGGGTACTCCAAGCAGTCGTTCTTATGGACAAATCTTAGTGtgatattttcctcttcttactACCTGTCCATTTTCAGTGTCTTTTACTTCCTTGCCTGAGCTCCAGATGAAGCTGAGGATGGTCTGAAATCGACTGAGTCCCCTGGGCCCTGCATGCTTTTGGGCTCCCCTCCAGGGGTCTGGAGCAGGGCCTGAGTAGTGACCCCAGAAAACCTGTGTAAGGGTAGTGCCACACTGGGGGTGTAAAAGTAGGAGGGAAACCAGAGGCCAGGAGGAGAACACAGTCTAGGGCAGCCCCAGAATGCAAGGAAATGGGTTAGAAACTGCTGGCTTTTGGAGTCCAGCCCTGGCTGCCCGCCCCCTTTCTCCCCAGCATTGCCCACCCTCCTCCAACTTAACCTTCCTAGAACCAGGAAGTGTCAACACAGAGGACTTGCCTTGGCAGCTGCTGCTAACTGCACCATCATCACAAGTCATAACTCCCTCTGCGCCTGACAATAGGGCACTTTCTCGGGGAGTAGGAATATGGCATAGGCTGGGAGGGCTGTGTGGCCACAGGCAGCGAAAGATGTTGCTGGCGAGTCTCCCCGTGCCAGGCCCCAATCGCTGAAGAACCATTAAGAATCCGGAGCCCTCTTCGGCCTGGGCTCTGGGCTGTATAATCCGGGCGACTGCCACAGTGCCGGCGCTGCGCTCCCTGGGCGGGACCAAACGCGTCCGCGCCTCGGCACGGTCTGGGCGGTGTCCGCATCCGGCCCGACCGCACCCTCCAGCTTCGCGGGACCACAGTCGTAGGACAGAGGCCGGATGAGGCGGGACCGAGCGGGGGAGGGGTGTAGGAGCGGCCGGAAAAGTGCCCGAGCCACATGACCTCGGTCGCCCGCCTGTTAAAAGGAGGTGCTTCCCGGCCCCCCGTGTTCGTCTAGTCCGCGGCTCTGCCCTGTCTTTTTGGGCACCCACGCCATGTGTGCCGCTCAGCGCTCGGCGGCCGCCCTGGCTGCAGCGGCCCCGCGCTCGGTGTACGCCTTCTCTGCGCGTCCGCTGGCCGGCGGGGAGCCCGTGAACTTGGGGTCCCTTCGGGGCAAGGTGCTGCTCATTGAGAATGTGGCGTCGCTCTGAGGCACAACTGTCCGGGACTACACCCAGATGAATGACCTGCAGCGGCGCCTCGGGCCCCGGGGCCTGGTCGTGCTCGGCTTCCCGTGCAACCAGTTTGGGCATCAGGTGCGCCTGGCCGAGCGGAGTGGGGGTGGGCGTGCGACCGCGGTTAGGAACGCCGGCGGACGACCCGCCGGGCCCAGCAGCCGCGCGCCCTGGGGGCGGAGAGGCGGGCCACCGGCTCACTTCCCTCCGGCGCTCGTCCCGGCTGGGGTTGAGGTCCACCCTGGGGTTGTGCAAGAAAGGCCAGAGTCTAGTGACTCATGGAGAAACAATGTTTGCAGTTAGAAGGCTTCGCTTCCCCTCGCAGCCCCGGGTCCTAGCTGCTCTCCCCTCCCGCAGGAAAATGCCAAGAACGAGGAGATCCTGAATTGCCTCAAGTACGTACGACCAGGCGGCGGGTTCGAGCCCAACTTCATGCTCTTCGAGAAGTGCGAGGTGAATGGCGAGAAGGCACATCCGCTCTTCACCTTCCTTCGGGAGGCTCTGCCCACGCCTAGTGACGACGCCACTGCCCTCATGACAGACCCCAAGTTCATCACCTGGTCTCCGGTGTGCCGCAACGACGTTGCCTGGAACTTCGAGAAGTTCCTGGTGGGCCCAGACGGTGTGCCCGTACGCAGGTACAGCCGCCGCTTTCTGACCATCGACATCGAGCCTGACATCGAAGCTCTGCTGTCTCAGGGGCCCAGCTGTGCCTAGGGTGCCCCTCCTACCCCTGCTCCTTGGCAGTCACAGCGTTGCCCTCTGGGGATTTTATCCATGAAGGTGTTTCCTCTAAACCTGCATGGAGGAACGCCAGATGTCCAGGAAAATCCCCCGAGATGGGCACTGGTCCTGtccatcccagcctcccctttcCCAGACCACAGCTTTCTCATTAATAAAGTGCTGAGTGTGAGCAGAGCTGTGTGTATGTCCTGTATCATTGTCAGATGGGCACACCTTTCCTACTAACCTCATTGTCATAGGGCTGGGAGCTTAAGCCCCCACTCCTTGGCTGGCATTACCTAGCCAAGCCTGAACATCCCAAAATTTTGTCTGCTGTAGAATTCACTCTTTCCTCTGTGGGAATCCTAGCTCCTGTCTCAGCATTTCTCCCTCTGCCAGGACATGCAGCAGGGCCATCCTGAGGCCCTGTTAcaagagaaagtctttatttcaaaaagaggaagaaatttcaAAGGCTGACTGCCTATCCTCAGTAGTTAGGCCTCTCCTTTCTGAGTATTTGCTCTGCTCAAAATGACCTTCACAAAAAATAACACCATGGGCTCCCACTTACGTTTAGAGTCCGTGGCTTTGTAACTGCAGAAGCAGCCCAAACTGGCCCTGCTCTGTTGATAACAAGATACTGAGTTGTTCTTCAGAGATAGCAGAACAAAACCGCAAGTCATGCAACAGAGGAGAAATTTTGAATTCTAATAATGCCTGGAACCAAGGTTTtccacctccacccctcccccccccccacagaaCCAAAAGAACCCAGACGTGACCAGAACCTGAATGCTGGAACCCTTTCAGAAGTGAAAGATCCATTGTCCAGGAAGACCCAGTGCTGAAGTTCCCTTTACCATACCTTACCATAAATGGCCAAGTTCCAAAGCCCTCCAGTCAAAACCTGCCCCACCAGTGCTTCCACATATGAATCCATCCTCCCCTAACTCAAAAAAGTTTGACCAAACCCCAGATTAGGGAGATAAATTTGAGAGCcttgcctcctgtctccttgccgGTCAACCTCACAATAAAGCTCTTTGCTCAAAAGTGGGTGCCATAGTATTGGCTTCTATGTGTGTTGGGCAGCAAGTCCTTACTTGGTAACAGCCTCCTCAAGTGTTAGGGCCATACAAGCCCACTTTACACAGTTGGCAGCTTATGCAACATAACTCTTTCCCCATTACTTTGCTAGATCTTCTTTGCATAGCGCTATCCAGTGCTTCTATCTGCTCTGATGCTGCGCTTACTGGCTGCTGCCTCTCAGGTACTCAGAAGAGTATACAACTGGTTGTTCTGACCATGCCTTGCAGTTGCAATTGCATGGTCAGGCTTAGGATAGGCGTGGATCTTGGAGGCCAGCACTGCTTCTCAGGTATGGCTCAGGTCCAACTTCTCCATCTTTTGTTCCTGTTGTCAGTAATCTCTTGAGACAGACCTAGAGGCACTTCCTATCACAATACAAGGGACTCTGCAGGGCTTGTATGCAATGAAGCTTCTGTTGGGACAGACAAGCACCCAGATATGTGTTATCAGTCCAGAACAAGGTCCAGAGGTTTTGGGGTCCCAATGTTTATGCTCAAATTGGTGGCTCAAGTCCCTTCTGTGTCTTAACCAACTCTCAAGAACTTTTCTACTAACCCTAAGCAGGCATCTTTGCTGCTGAcctccccctctgcctgcccTTAGGTCATTAAGGGCTATATTTGTTctggctccctctctctccatcatcAAAACAGGCCCACCTCCCTCTGGCTGTAAGGCCTCTCCACCTCACTTCTGAGTCCCCTCTGAGGTAACAAGACAGAGCTTTGTTCCCCATTGAGACCCCACTCTATCTGTGCTCCTCTCAGAACCAAAAGTCTTGATTACATCTGTGAGTGACTGGTCTGCTTCCCCAAAGGGTGAAAGTCTGGGAGGTGGAAAGGGGCTGGTCATATCCTCAGGGTCCATAGGGCCTGGTGTATAGCATGAATCAGCCAGTGTTTGTCAA
The DNA window shown above is from Phocoena phocoena chromosome 10, mPhoPho1.1, whole genome shotgun sequence and carries:
- the GPX1 gene encoding glutathione peroxidase 1 isoform X1; this translates as MCAAQRSAAALAAAAPRSVYAFSARPLAGGEPVNLGSLRGKVLLIENVASLUGTTVRDYTQMNDLQRRLGPRGLVVLGFPCNQFGHQENAKNEEILNCLKYVRPGGGFEPNFMLFEKCEVNGEKAHPLFTFLREALPTPSDDATALMTDPKFITWSPVCRNDVAWNFEKFLVGPDGVPVRRYSRRFLTIDIEPDIEALLSQGPSCA
- the RHOA gene encoding transforming protein RhoA isoform X3, with translation MAAIRKKLVIVGDGACGKTCLLIVFSKDQFPEVYVPTVFENYVADIEVDGKQEPVKPEEGRDMANRIGAFGYMECSAKTKDGVREVFEMATRAALQARRGKKKSGCLVL
- the RHOA gene encoding transforming protein RhoA isoform X2 — encoded protein: MAAIRKKLVIVGDGACGKTCLLIVFSKDQFPEVYVPTVFENYVEDYDRLRPLSYPDTDVILMCFSIDSPDSLENIPEKWTPEVKHFCPNVPIILVGNKKDLRNDEHTRRELAKMKQEPVKPEEGRDMANRIGAFGYMECSAKTKDGVREVFEMATRAALQARRGKKKSGCLVL
- the GPX1 gene encoding glutathione peroxidase 1 isoform X2, which encodes MCAAQRSAAALAAAAPRSVYAFSARPLAGGEPVNLGSLRGKENAKNEEILNCLKYVRPGGGFEPNFMLFEKCEVNGEKAHPLFTFLREALPTPSDDATALMTDPKFITWSPVCRNDVAWNFEKFLVGPDGVPVRRYSRRFLTIDIEPDIEALLSQGPSCA
- the RHOA gene encoding transforming protein RhoA isoform X1, producing the protein MAAIRKKLVIVGDGACGKTCLLIVFSKDQFPEVYVPTVFENYVADIEVDGKQVELALWDTAGQEDYDRLRPLSYPDTDVILMCFSIDSPDSLENIPEKWTPEVKHFCPNVPIILVGNKKDLRNDEHTRRELAKMKQEPVKPEEGRDMANRIGAFGYMECSAKTKDGVREVFEMATRAALQARRGKKKSGCLVL